The Hydractinia symbiolongicarpus strain clone_291-10 chromosome 2, HSymV2.1, whole genome shotgun sequence genomic sequence ATGCACTGGAGGAGTCAGCTAAATCAACAGGAAATAGCATAAAAGCACATAGTTCTAGACTACCATGGAGTTCTCGAGATCACAACCAAAACTCTGTCCCTGTTATAAAAAATAGATTTGATAATAGATCACCTCCAATTAACAGACAAGCTACAACCACTcctgttttaataaatttccCTACAGTTTCAACAGGTGCAGTAAGCACTATGGGAATGACATCTGTTCCTGTGGCAAGTTCATATGTAACAAGGCCATATGCTTCCGACATAGACCACAATAGATTGTCACATCAAAGTTCACACTCAATGACTACCTCAGGCATAACTTTGCCAACACCTATTCCAGTTTCATCAACGTCTCCTATTCTAGATGTGCAAATAAAATCTGAGGATGAAGCTATCGTTCCATCCAGCGACATGAACTTAGATATGAACCCAATTGATTTAGATGCACAAGAACATATAAAACATCAGCGTAAAAAGTTGAGAAACCGATTAGCTGCACAGCGCTGTCGAAAAAGGAAAATAGAGCGTGAAGATACGCTAAAGGTGAAAGTAAAGGAACTAAAGTCTAAAAATGCTGAGCTAACAACATTAGCAAGTACACTGAGAATGCAAGTTTGCGATTTGAAACAGCAGGTCATGCATCATGTTAATGAAGGATGCCAGGTATTTTTAAAAGACAGTGAAGATGAAAAAAATTTGATGGCGAAAACCAGCTAACGTTGTATGttttacataaatatttttgataattttagtAGCAAAAAGGAAGGAATTATTTATAGAACTTTAAAAGTTGGGTTGCTTTAAATTCTAGTCCTTACACTATTCTGGTATTTGTTATCACAAGTGGAAGCAAAATATGCTGATTTGCGAatgctttttgtttattttggtgGTTTTAAGTTTTACTGTAAATTTGTAGAAAATACgagaattttatttatttgctgtTTCCAGACAATATGTCTTTTCATGAGATGAAAAACTCACAagtgatttatatatatatataatgtagaACTTAACACATTTTTATCATAGAGAGATAAACTTATTCTAGTCATTTTTGGTATATTTTCTTACCATTTCCCCCCTCCTGGTGTCCACGCATGGTTGAAAGTACATGCAACTAAAGCATTAAAATAGCTATTAAATATGTATTAtggtaaataaatatatacaaggcctattcttttttgcttttctcACTCCTTGCTACCTCATCTGGCATTTGTAACAGGACATTGCATAGAAGTTTCTCCAGCTTCTCGTAAGGGTCTTTTATTTCAAACAGGAAAATACTGGTTTGTGCAATAGCAGCTATTACAAACATCACTGCCAGCAACATTTCTTCTTTCATGTCGAAATATCCTGCTCTTAAACCAAATAGCAACACGCTGATCACCACAGAATGTTTAGTTGAActacaaataaaattatttgaaaaggCCTTGCGTAAAAACCATTTAACTGCTATAACTTATAAAATATTAACACATCGATGGAAAATTACTTATATAATTAATATATTAAAAGATCGGGCTTCAAATATTAAGAGAAAAACGTGTGATGTATTTAAAAAGCGGCAATACAAGCCGAATTTTATCACAGCCACAATAAACACCATCTAAACAGGGAAAATACCGAACCGAAATTTAACTCTATACTTGGATCATACGAATTTTTTCACCCTCGAGGGACAACCACTATATTACGTCAACGCTAGCCgcaaataaagtaattttattgTGACAACTTACAAAGTtggttttaaaaattcgttatccGAAATCATATTTCCACGAATGAAATGATCCAACGGTCGAGACAAAAACTTTGCTCCGCTACCTAAAAAGGTCATAGGCAAACTTTAGCACTTCAGACCTCACACCAAGGAAGAGTTTTCAAACACTATATACGTTGTACCTTTAACACAACCGATAAGCGTAACGATAATAATGCTATCTTTGTGCTGTTTGCTCGCTTCACTTACGCCATTGCTAATCATGCGGATACGGTGTACTTCCTTAAGTACCAACATTGCAGCCTgtcaagaaaataacaaaatttaatttgtttgtatAATCAGACTCTCTACCTCAAACATCTCCCGATGTTGAACAGATATTTTGGTCCCTTGCCGATTGCTCTGTCCCTATacctttattttctaatttttaaatcagtattTTAACCATTCTACGCTTTAAATCAAAGATtggtaaatataaacaaaagcatGCAAAAATTTTGAAGTAGGCGTTATTAAAgttgagaaaaacaacaactttaccTTCACAAATTTTAGTTGAGTGAATTTATAGAACATATCCAAAGGGCTGAAGTATACGAAATACCTATAAAAAGAAATGACGACCTCAAACATGCTATCAATGTAGCGACCGACGTCATTAGTGAACGATTAAAGTTGCTGCTACTTTACCAGATTAGAGTCGCCATGATAACATTGCTCGTGTTCGAGTACACTTGAATGATCGGTCGGCCAAGCAGAAAGTTCATGAGCAAGGTACCACCAAAACATGACGTCACACAAACAAACCAACTCGGAAAGGGATGTTCGCTTGCATACTCACGTGACCCTAAAAATTTTAAGCTATAAATACTCCTCAAATAATTCAGGAAAGAATGGGAAAAATAAAAGAGGCGAAAAGGGGGCGGTTGGGCGTCACATGAATGGAAGAAATTTTTGTCGCAAAGACCTGGGAGTAAGGTTGTAAAAACCTGTGGAAAGTCCTGAACCCTCTTACGTCAAACGTTTGGCCTAAAggaaacacaaaattaaaaataccgaATAACGTCACCAACCAATTACCTGTTCTATGCCTCATTGATAACGTCACAAGACAATAATGAATGCAGATGAAATATGGCGACATCTCCACGGTAACAAGCTTATTAGCAAGCTCGTGATGATCCTTTGGTAGCCAGGCAATTAAATTATCAATTCCACTCATCTATTGTTTTAATAATACAAGATAATTAAGAGGGAAATTACAAGCTCGAAGCCATAGATAAGGAAAAGATACGATAAACGTTCATAATTTAAGGCCTTCCACTACAATTCACAGATTATCTTTATgacttaaaaaatttagaaaaaacttcCTGTTCGATATGTTAGCTACATTGCGCATACTTTGACAATTTACACGCAGAAATTTCACAGTTGCGTGAAGTTTACGAAATTACCCCGAGGTAgaatttaaaattcttttaacgGACCAGAATTTAGCCTTAAGCTAGCATATATTTATAGGTCAGATAGAATcgtgtttgtttttcttatcaATGTTGTGAATCTTTGCGTTTATATACGTAATAAATCGAATTAAGCATACAAGATGTACCTGTGTGAGAAAGAAATGAATTACTTATAGACAATGCTATTGTCCaagataatatatttttttggttttctgTCTCAAAACGGCACCATATCCAGAATAATTCCACGACAATAAATTTCTGTCTATGAACATAGATGCATTAAGAAGAGTATTTCTTATGTCTATGCTTTCTAGTATCATCGAAATTTGGCCAAATGAAACGGCGGAAGAAAAAGAATCAAAATAAGTGTtacaattatcaagaaaatagTGGAAATATTTAAcacttataaaaaacaaaaaaagtcaaaCGCACAGTCAAAATTACCCACAATACACATTCTGTGTTAAACGCATAAGAGAAACCTTCTAAATCTATCGATTTACTTTCTTAATTTCCTCAAATTTTCTGTGTTTAGCAGTTAAAAGTACAAATAATCTCAGCCTCGTGACTCTCAAAGTGGTGTTTCTTGTAAAAAAGATATATACTGCATACGATGATTAAACAACTCGTTTgttcagataaaaaaataaattctatcGAGACAAAATACGACATAAAATGAACGAGCAAACAACATGAcatatttgaaatatttaacTGCAACATATTTGTTTTGTATTCATTGAACATCCTAAGCACGACACAAAATCCGATAAAGAAATTATTAATCCTAGTCTAGACCAAAGGTCATATttgctttatttatatttactcGTAGCCACATCAAATACGTTGCTATGTACACCCATAGAGATAACAAACATGGTATCTCAAACGCAAGACATTTGCCTACCAGTCCAACCACACACGACAAGATACGAAAATTTTATTTCGGGATTCGATacctttcatttattttatcccattgtttatttatatcattgtttattttattcCGTTGTTTACTTGATTTCTATCCAAGGAATTCTGTTCTCTTTTGCAGCTTGTGAATGTGCATGTGGTAGATTTTTAACGCTGGACCAAGTTTAATGTGTAGACCGGTCAAGCAGTCGTTTCTTGACATTAACAACATCGCTCGTCCATCGATCTCCTGAAACCAaaagaaatattattatttaatagAGAAAAAAACCCGGGAATAAGTTAGGCAGGGAGAAAATTGGAGAAAAGTCTGTTAACCAACATTAATTTCATCCTCGTCAACTTAGTTTCCTGATTTTCCtccttcttgtttttgtttttcaagctCACAAGATTTTTTGTCATTAGTCTTCCGATAAGATACATTAGAAACAGGAAAGCAAGTTGAAATTGTATCATGTGCAACAATGTGTCACTTTTGCTTTCCCGCGCGTGCgttaaaaattgcatttttctGCCTACAGTCGAGAGTTGTGGACGTACCTATAAAAGACTCATATGTTATAAACACTCATATGTTATGCGAAGGTTTGCACGAGATGATAttatttaaattagttttttctgTTTGTGAATTGATTTATActttttacataaaaacattttacttgTGAATTTTATAGCGGCCACTTCAATGTTAATCTAAGTAAATAGTGCTTGTTAACTTTGTTTGTATTTGTTGACTTATAAAAATATGTCTTAAGCATTTATTTGCCTGTCGTTCATATGCTTCGTTCATTGTACGGTTACTACGTTTTTTGTTTACTACTTCTTTCCATCGTTTAGAAGTTAGTTCAGTTGAATTACACTTGTTGTTCTTAACGCTTCGTTCCCCAGGTCACCCATTGTTGAGTAGATATGACGTGTTCTATAGGATTTTTTCCGGTTCTCCATTTTGCGTTGTTCACAGAAGCATCTCGGGGCGTGTATGTGTTTGTACGGTTTATTTTGCATGAAACACATGAGGAACACAGGGACGAGTTGGTGTTTGCATCGTTCATTGTGTTGTTTTATTCCTTTTGCTTAGCATTttattcaaacatgtttttaacGTAAACTTTGTAATTCATATTTATTATTCAAAGATACAATATTTTGTTCTGGGTGGCTAAGTTGAATAGTTTGTTTGTTCATTCTTTCATAGCAATGTTTATCGTTATTAACCTTCTAAGATTGTGTACGCTTACAACTCGACCTTGTACCCTTGCAGCACCACCTTGTACCCTTGCAACTCGACCTTGTACCCTTGCAACCCCAccttaaataaatgattttttgccTTATTTTCTGACGTTTTTGTATCCTATAACTTCTAAGAAGATAGAAGACCAGCTTTTAACACACATTTCTTGATCATCAAGCCATATTTACATGCAAAAAAAGTTAATAGCCTGCTAAACAATATTAAAAGTCACTCCACTCCTACTTAACCTTCAAATACGTCCTCAAGATCTTGTTCATTTGAGAAACTATAAAACCACTCTATGATTTTTCATATTAGTCATTTGTGTTTTACATAATACTAGTCgtcagcccgtggaaaaatccacgggtttgcccgtcctttttataccgcactgcgtgcgtctcgctacttgcg encodes the following:
- the LOC130630379 gene encoding trimeric intracellular cation channel type 1B.1-like; its protein translation is MSGIDNLIAWLPKDHHELANKLVTVEMSPYFICIHYCLVTLSMRHRTGSREYASEHPFPSWFVCVTSCFGGTLLMNFLLGRPIIQVYSNTSNVIMATLIWYFVYFSPLDMFYKFTQLKFVKAAMLVLKEVHRIRMISNGVSEASKQHKDSIIIVTLIGCVKGSGAKFLSRPLDHFIRGNMISDNEFLKPTFSTKHSVVISVLLFGLRAGYFDMKEEMLLAVMFVIAAIAQTSIFLFEIKDPYEKLEKLLCNVLLQMPDEVARSEKSKKE
- the LOC130630378 gene encoding transcription factor JunD-like encodes the protein MSQAALLERLVMSQNYDKSNLKLDFENKAANCSRKKTFLGLPSPAILQSPDLKLLKLGSPELEKLIINNDGFIPTPTPGGNSSFMHTGEKEMDKESFARGFIEALQKLQEQDAPVSLNALEESAKSTGNSIKAHSSRLPWSSRDHNQNSVPVIKNRFDNRSPPINRQATTTPVLINFPTVSTGAVSTMGMTSVPVASSYVTRPYASDIDHNRLSHQSSHSMTTSGITLPTPIPVSSTSPILDVQIKSEDEAIVPSSDMNLDMNPIDLDAQEHIKHQRKKLRNRLAAQRCRKRKIEREDTLKVKVKELKSKNAELTTLASTLRMQVCDLKQQVMHHVNEGCQVFLKDSEDEKNLMAKTS